DNA from Aggregatimonas sangjinii:
CTGAAAATGACCTCGAGTATTCAGGGTGAACTGATGAATGTTCGAGCGAAGGAAGTCATCGAAGACGACTTGCAATCAAAGATTTTCAACAGTCTTTTAGATGTGCCCGTAGCACTTACCCTTGCTAAAAATGGTGATATCGTTACCATTTCAGGAGGAGACAGTCTTATTACTAAAATGGTGCAAGCTTCAGGCATTGCAGATGATTTTCAAATGAACATGATGAAAAAGGGCCTAGAAAAAGAATTTGGTTCACAGGCCTTGTCGGACAGTTACGAACAAATGACGTATATCTATCCCCAAAACGAGGTTGCGATCGGGGATTCATGGGAAAATGAATACACCGGAAAGTTAAATGCCAAAAATAAATGGACTCTTGAAGCCATCAGCGAAGAGAATACAACCATTAGCGGAACAGCGAAGGTCGTGATGCATGTAGTGGATGAGGCCAACAATATGAAGCTTAACGGAACACAGCGCACCAGGATAACCGCTGACCGTACCTCGGGTTTCCTGCAACTAATGACGGTAGAGGGTGAAGCCAGAGGAACAGCTACCATGGCACAACTGGGCGATACGGAAATCCCCACTTCCATTTCATCGACTATAACGTACAAATTAATCAATCAATATCATGTTCAATAAAACGTTCAAACTTATTATCGCCGTTTTGATCATCGGTTTTGCCGGATATCAATTTTATGAAGGGAATATCGGCAACGGTATTTTTCTCATCCTACTCTCGTTAATTTTCATATTTCTATATTTTAGGAACGAAATGATTTTGTTGGCCTTTCTAAGAATGCGGAAGCAGGATTTGGTGGGGACACAAAAATGGCTCGATAAAATCAACAATCCGGAAGCGGCGTTGACGACCAAACAACAGGGGTATTACAACTACTTGCATGGAATCATTCATTCTCAAAAGAACCTCACACAGGCCGAAAAATATTTCAAAAAAGCCTTAAAACTTGGACTTACGATGGATTATGACGTTGCTATGGCCAAATTGAGCCTTGCGGGCATCGCCATGCAAAAACGTCGCAAACGCGAGGCTACTACCCTATTACAAGAGGCTAAAAAACTGGACAAAAACCAGATGCTTACGGAACAAATAAAAATGATGCAGCAGCAGATGAAAAAGATTTAGTGGACGATCTTGAGTATGCCGTGGCAGTGTTCGGTTGGCGGTTATGGTCAGGGGTTTGATCGACAGCCAAGATTTAAACCAAACCTAACGCAAACTTGCCCGATTAGCCTTCCGGCGGGCTTGGTAACACCTTCATAAAGCCATATGCCAGCTCTGCTTAATCTCCTGCGGCGCACAGATGGAGGAAAGCGGGAACTGGGTTATTTACGTAAGATTATAAACTGGCGTTAAAATAAAAAGATAGCCCTTCAAAAAATTTGAAGGGCTATCTTTTTACAGGGTAATGACCGTTAAGCTAACTGAACAATGCCACTGCTAACTGAAATCTTTTCTTATCTGTAGAATCCCTTTTCAGGAATTTCCAATACGTAGGTCTTTCCGCTCTGATTATTTAGGTGCGGCTCGCGTAACCAAGCGTTATGTCTTTTTAGAATCTTGTAATTGATGCCGTGCTCTATGGCAAAATCGGCGAAATTGGTGACCGGGGTATCAACTTCCACCTTAAAGGTTGGTACGGCCTTGTACATATCCTCCTTTTCGATATCAAAACCATATTTTGCGGGATCGCTCAAAATCTCTTTGATGGCCATAATGCGAAAAACATAACGTCCGGTTTCCTGTCCTAGTAACAAATCGTAGTAATTGTCTACTTTTTGAATTCTCAAATATTTATTGATAGCTCCAGGGCCGGCATTATAGGAAGAGGCGGCAAGGGTCCAATTTCCGTATTTTCTTTTCCATTTGTTTAAATAATCGCAGGCCACCTGTGTTGCCTTTTCGATATGATACCGTTCATCTACGTTGGAATTCACTTCAAGTCCGTATTGCTTTCCAGTTCCCTTCATTATCTGCCAGAAACCTGTTGCCCCGGCATGTGACACTACGTTCTGCAGTCCACTTTCGGCCACCGCCAAATATTTAAAATCGTCGGGGATTCCGTTTTTCGCCAAAATCGGTTCAATGATAGGGAAATACTGGTTCGCCCGTTTGATCAATAACAAGGCGTTCGATTGCCAGTAGGTATTTACCAAAAACTCGCGATCGATCCGTTCCATGATTTCAGGATCGTTCTGAGGTACTTTTTCTCCAGCAAAATTCAAGTCGGCAGGAATTTCTATCGGAGTGATGCGATAGCCCTCTGCTACATTTTTTACAGGCGTTTGGTCTTCAAGCCTGGGAAGTTCTTTAACCCACTGCGGATCGGATTGTACAGCGAAGATAAGGGTGCTGATGACACAAAAGACACCGATCAACATTAAGATACTTTTCAAAAATTTCATTAGAGGCATTTTTTTTGGGGTTATGGTAAAGGTAGTTCTAGAACTCCTTTATTGCAAAATAATTGTGGGCAGGTGCTCATTAAACCATTTGGCCCTGTGAATAATCATGGTATGCGTACCATTTTTAACGGGAATACAGTCTTTAATATTGCCTATCGGGAACACCGCATCTTTCTCCCCGTGAATGTGCACCAGACAATCCGGACAATACCTACACTTCCAATTTACGATATTATCCAAAGACCAATCAATGTAATACTTATCCCGAATAGAAAGGTATTCTTCGTAAAGTTCCAGACGTTTGGTAACCGTTTCCCCGAAAGCGTATTTGGCCAATAATTCAACATTGTTTACCAACCCCGTGGGGAGCAACTTGTGTATTTTGGTATACCTTGCAAAGAGCATGCGCTTGGGTAGCTCCGACTCATGTTTGACGCTGGACACCACAATCACTTTTCTGGTCTTAATATGGCGTGCCATTTCCTGCACCAACATTCCACCGAACGAGACACCCAATAAGACGGGATTATCATGTTTTACATGTGTTGTCATTTCCAAAGCATATTCCGATAAGGTGATTCCCTTTTTGGGTACAGACCATTGTAGCAGGTGTTGTTCAAATTTCGCTTTTGGAAGATCAATATTTTTAAAAATTGATGGATTTGCGGCCATTCCCGGCATAAAATACACATGAATTTTCTCATCCCCCATAGATTCACAAGTTGTAAATAAACTAGGAATTTAGTATTTTTTTTAGTACTTTTGTCCTTCTTAGGCGATATTATTCTCAAT
Protein-coding regions in this window:
- a CDS encoding DUF6263 family protein, whose protein sequence is MKTLFNILFSVVLGAFCSAQTALGYILKKDDVFVVKQDAKQVIVQTIDGAAHEITNNLNGILEFRVTDTNETNYHIAMRFKDLNLKMTSSIQGELMNVRAKEVIEDDLQSKIFNSLLDVPVALTLAKNGDIVTISGGDSLITKMVQASGIADDFQMNMMKKGLEKEFGSQALSDSYEQMTYIYPQNEVAIGDSWENEYTGKLNAKNKWTLEAISEENTTISGTAKVVMHVVDEANNMKLNGTQRTRITADRTSGFLQLMTVEGEARGTATMAQLGDTEIPTSISSTITYKLINQYHVQ
- a CDS encoding DUF2892 domain-containing protein codes for the protein MFNKTFKLIIAVLIIGFAGYQFYEGNIGNGIFLILLSLIFIFLYFRNEMILLAFLRMRKQDLVGTQKWLDKINNPEAALTTKQQGYYNYLHGIIHSQKNLTQAEKYFKKALKLGLTMDYDVAMAKLSLAGIAMQKRRKREATTLLQEAKKLDKNQMLTEQIKMMQQQMKKI
- a CDS encoding lytic transglycosylase domain-containing protein, which translates into the protein MKFLKSILMLIGVFCVISTLIFAVQSDPQWVKELPRLEDQTPVKNVAEGYRITPIEIPADLNFAGEKVPQNDPEIMERIDREFLVNTYWQSNALLLIKRANQYFPIIEPILAKNGIPDDFKYLAVAESGLQNVVSHAGATGFWQIMKGTGKQYGLEVNSNVDERYHIEKATQVACDYLNKWKRKYGNWTLAASSYNAGPGAINKYLRIQKVDNYYDLLLGQETGRYVFRIMAIKEILSDPAKYGFDIEKEDMYKAVPTFKVEVDTPVTNFADFAIEHGINYKILKRHNAWLREPHLNNQSGKTYVLEIPEKGFYR
- a CDS encoding alpha/beta fold hydrolase, which produces MGDEKIHVYFMPGMAANPSIFKNIDLPKAKFEQHLLQWSVPKKGITLSEYALEMTTHVKHDNPVLLGVSFGGMLVQEMARHIKTRKVIVVSSVKHESELPKRMLFARYTKIHKLLPTGLVNNVELLAKYAFGETVTKRLELYEEYLSIRDKYYIDWSLDNIVNWKCRYCPDCLVHIHGEKDAVFPIGNIKDCIPVKNGTHTMIIHRAKWFNEHLPTIILQ